A single Streptomyces sp. 2114.4 DNA region contains:
- a CDS encoding GntR family transcriptional regulator: MGTAVGGGRAVPRYVQIADEIVQQIRAGVLKPGEMVPSESELVERYGVSGGTIRKAMVEVRASGLVETRHGKGSIVKDRPPVRHRSSDRFRRSHRQGGKAAYLAESAQSGATAKVSVLYIGPMEAPEDVADRLGVEPGTQVLARRRLYFRNGTPVETASSYLPWDVVKDIPELFAENPGGGGIYARLEDHGHEFAEFVETLQARSASKAEASELALSPGSPVVHLVREALTTEGRVVEVCDTLMAADQFVFSYRIPAMD; the protein is encoded by the coding sequence ATGGGAACCGCGGTAGGAGGGGGTAGGGCCGTACCTCGATACGTGCAGATCGCCGACGAGATCGTGCAGCAGATCAGGGCTGGGGTCCTTAAGCCTGGCGAGATGGTGCCGAGTGAATCTGAGCTGGTCGAGCGCTACGGCGTCTCGGGCGGCACGATCCGTAAGGCGATGGTGGAGGTCCGTGCGAGCGGCCTGGTGGAGACTCGCCACGGCAAGGGCTCGATCGTGAAGGACCGGCCGCCGGTACGGCACCGCTCCTCCGACCGCTTCCGTCGCTCACACCGGCAGGGCGGCAAGGCCGCGTATCTGGCGGAGTCCGCCCAGTCCGGAGCCACGGCCAAGGTCAGCGTTCTGTACATCGGCCCCATGGAGGCCCCGGAGGACGTAGCCGATCGCCTCGGGGTCGAGCCCGGCACTCAAGTCCTCGCGCGCCGGCGGCTCTACTTCCGTAACGGCACTCCGGTCGAGACGGCCAGCTCGTACCTGCCTTGGGACGTCGTGAAGGACATCCCCGAGCTCTTCGCCGAGAACCCCGGCGGTGGTGGCATCTACGCCCGACTCGAAGACCACGGTCATGAGTTCGCGGAGTTCGTCGAGACCTTGCAGGCCCGGTCGGCCTCCAAGGCCGAAGCGTCGGAGCTGGCGCTCAGCCCTGGCTCCCCCGTCGTGCATCTCGTCCGTGAGGCGCTGACGACTGAGGGCCGCGTGGTGGAGGTCTGCGACACCCTCATGGCCGCTGACCAGTTCGTTTTTAGCTACCGCATCCCTGCCATGGACTGA
- a CDS encoding NUDIX hydrolase has protein sequence MLLYMSNSAPEAQSTPLHSVSVAGVVVREDGKLLTIRRADNGAWELPGGVLELEETPEAGVRREVWEETGIHVEVDELTGVYKNTTRGIVALVFRCKPAGGEERTSGESTAVTWFTPEEVAESMSEVYSIRLLDALDGAGPHVRSHDGKQLTPAR, from the coding sequence ATGCTCCTGTACATGAGTAACAGCGCCCCGGAAGCCCAGTCAACGCCACTGCACTCCGTGTCCGTGGCCGGAGTGGTGGTCCGCGAGGACGGCAAGCTCCTGACAATCCGGCGAGCCGACAACGGCGCTTGGGAACTCCCGGGCGGGGTGCTCGAACTCGAAGAGACCCCAGAGGCCGGCGTACGGCGCGAGGTCTGGGAAGAAACGGGCATCCACGTCGAGGTCGACGAGCTCACCGGGGTCTACAAGAACACGACGCGAGGCATCGTCGCCCTGGTCTTCCGCTGCAAGCCGGCCGGAGGCGAGGAGCGCACCTCCGGCGAGTCGACAGCCGTCACCTGGTTCACGCCCGAGGAGGTGGCGGAGTCCATGTCCGAGGTCTACTCGATCCGGCTCCTGGATGCCCTGGACGGGGCGGGCCCTCACGTGCGAAGCCACGACGGCAAGCAGCTGACACCGGCGCGATAG